Within the Borrelia coriaceae genome, the region ATTGTTAGCTTTAATATCAATGGGGTTTTGTATGTCAATTTCAAAGTCATTAACCTTAATGGCAGCATTTTGCATATCAACTGGTCTTAGAATGTAGAAGTAGTTTTTATCAAAGTAATTGTCATCATTTTCATCAAAAAGGTTAATACTACTTTGAAGAAGTATAACTTTGTCATCTTCTTTAAGATTAAAATGCATATTGGATATATTACGTGTCTTAATCTCTAAGTCATCATATCCAGTTAATAAAACAATACCGTCTTGAGTAGAGATGTTAAATGATTTGATAATTCCTATTTTAGATATGAATATATTTTTATAAGTCCATAGTTTTATCTCTTCTTGTGTTAATGCTGATCCTTTCATTTGGCTATTCATTCTGTATAATTCATAATTAATATGCATTTATTTAGCTTCTCCTTTAATATTTAAATAATTAGAATCATCATAAAGCTTAAGAAAAAGTGAACACTTACCATTATTGCTTAACGTAGCATTAGTCTGTAGGATACTTGTCTTGATTTCTTTGCCAAGTCCATCAATAAATTTAACTTTATTCCCAACTTGAAGTTTATGTGTGTACATAATCTTTGCATTCCAATATATAAGTCTTATATTCCTAGTACTTCCAATAGTAATTTCTTGTTGTGGGATGAATTCAAGTCCAAAATCTTCAAGTGATAAGTACTGTGTAGCTTGTTCTTGAGGTGTAGCATTAGTAAAAATGTAATTGCATTCAACATGACTGATTCCCAAAGCTGCTTCTTTAATAAGTTGTTCATGCCCTTTAATTCCAATATCTGTTCTAACACTTTGTACATACTTTTTAGTTATTTTTTCAATAAACTCAAGAGGGGTGTTTGCATTAAAACTTTCAGTTAGAATTTGATTTCTATCCTTATAACTCATATTGATGATATTTCTATTAG harbors:
- a CDS encoding DUF777 family protein produces the protein MHINYELYRMNSQMKGSALTQEEIKLWTYKNIFISKIGIIKSFNISTQDGIVLLTGYDDLEIKTRNISNMHFNLKEDDKVILLQSSINLFDENDDNYFDKNYFYILRPVDMQNAAIKVNDFEIDIQNPIDIKANNTSLREVLEEIVSCLYNLRVTGQATVEPSFYTNIPNITTKINMLLK